Proteins encoded in a region of the Podospora pseudopauciseta strain CBS 411.78 chromosome 6, whole genome shotgun sequence genome:
- a CDS encoding hypothetical protein (EggNog:ENOG503NWCS; COG:Q) → MGLLLDLPSAVLYPAAAMLGVTSHLALFIRGEWHMQAPMLFWLYSSLTTFIYLISFYNDQPNPFQATFLLTTSYILGLFSSISIYRLYFHRLRSFPGPKLAAITKFWHVWQCRYGKNHLVIEGLRAQHGSVIRTGPEELTIIDPSVPNTIDGPKSTCTKAVWYDFLLPEIALNTTRDVHEHDQRRKVWDKGFTSAAMRDYETRVYHHAEVLAERIEGLSRQGKPINASDWFYFFTFDVMGEFAFGQGFEMLQSQKWHWAVRLLRRAMGLLGPFSAVPWLAQVAFYVTPWMWIVRDWLGMMEWCKERMGERIARHGKVGARRDVSHWLIEESLSRGTLKKDREWLNGDAVTVVIAGSDTIAPTLVFAFYELVRNRELQERLRGKLDGVDIYDKGELAKVGLLTGVIKETMRLWPAVPTGGYRQTPEGGLEIAGSWVPGGVTIVSPRWSMGRSEKAYERAHQWVPERWTTRPEMVRDGRGFQPFSQGRFNCVGKALAMAEMRFVIALLVTRFDVGYWGKERGERLVGELRDQFTASPGALELEFKLRGRA, encoded by the coding sequence ATGGGTCTTCTGCTAGACCTTCCCTCCGCTGTGCTATACCCAGCAGCCGCCATGCTTGGGGTTACCTCCCACCTGGCTCTCTTCATACGAGGGGAATGGCACATGCAAGCCCCAATGCTATTCTGGCTCTACTCCTCTCTCACCACCTTCATTTACCTCATTTCCTTCTACAATGACCAACCGAATCCCTTCCAGGCCACCTTccttctcaccacctcctACATCCTAGGCCTCTTCAGCAGCATCTCCATCTACCGGCTGTActtccaccgcctccgcTCCTTCCCCGGTCCCAAACTCGCGGCCATCACAAAATTCTGGCACGTCTGGCAGTGCCGCTACGGGAAAAACCATCTCGTCATTGAAGGCCTCCGGGCCCAACACGGCAGCGTGATCCGCACCGGCCCGGAAGAGCTAACCATCATTGACCCCTCCGTCCCAAACACTATCGACGGCCCAAAGAGTACGTGCACCAAGGCAGTGTGGTATGACTTTTTGCTGCCTGAAATAGCACTCAACACCACGCGGGATGTTCATGAGCATGACCAGAGGAGAAAGGTGTGGGACAAGGGTTTTACTTCTGCTGCTATGAGGGATTATGAGACGCGAGTGTATCACCATGCTGAAGTTCTGGCGGAGAGGATAGAGGGTTTATCCAGACAGGGAAAGCCGATCAATGCCTCTGACTGGTTCTATTTCTTCACGTTTGATGTAATGGGCGAGTTTGCTTTTGGTCAGGGGTTTGAAATGTTGCAATCGCAGAAATGGCACTGGgcggtgaggttgttgagacgggcgatggggttgttgggacCCTTTAGTGCTGTTCCTTGGCTTGCGCAGGTAGCGTTTTATGTCACGCCTTGGATGTGGATTGTGAGGGATtggttggggatgatggagtgGTGTAAGGAGcggatgggggagaggatcGCAAGGCATGGGAAGGTGGGGGCAAGGAGAGATGTGAGTCATTGGTTGATTGAGGAGAGTTTGAGCAGGGGGACGTTGAAAAAGGATAGGGAGTGGTTGAATGGGGATGCGGTTACGGTTGTTATTGCAGGGAGTGATACTATTGCTCCAACATTGGTGTTTGCTTTTTATGAGTTGGTCAGGAATAGGGAGCTGCAGGAGAGATTGAGGGGAAAGTTGGACGGGGTGGATATTTATGACAAGGGGGAGCTGGCAaaggttgggttgttgaCGGGGGTTATTAAGGAGACTATGAGGCTTTGGCCGGCGGTGCCGACTGGGGGTTATCGGCAGACTCCagagggagggttggagATTGCGGGAAGCTGGGTGCCAGGTGGGGTCACTATTGTGTCACCGAGGTGGTCAATGGGAAGGTCGGAGAAGGCCTATGAAAGAGCTCACCAGTGGGTTCCAGAGAGGTGGACCACAAGGCCTGAGATGGTGAGGGATGGTAGGGGGTTCCAGCCTTTCAGTCAGGGGAGGTTCAATTGCGTTGGGAAAGCACTTGCAATGGCAGAAATGAGGTTTGTCATTGCATTGCTGGTGACGAGGTTTGATGTTGGGTACTGGGGGAAAGAAAGGGGAGAGAGGCTGGTTGGTGAGTTGAGGGATCAATTCACTGCTTCGCCGGGGGCATTGGAGTTGGAGTTTAAGCTGAGGGGTCGTGCGTAA
- a CDS encoding hypothetical protein (COG:S; EggNog:ENOG503P1WY) — protein MDSELLNSQVRVVTIMKGLAAGQILTMDQMAEAIHRMQKLVGCGVFHIQSIWLFTRSDLKTIVIPQSAFGIINAIASSNDWPEVLSSVPMVFFWVWINLLPFAIDNQRQAEAILEDRHNKPWRTMPSQRMTEAQARILMLLLYPVSLFTSLRLGGTRQCLALMVLGYGYNDLNLADRSWISRNVINALGFCSFASGALEVAMNSPLSFSGENNQTVVKWLAMIGGIVFSTVQTQDMADQVGDSSRGRKSMPLALGDGPARWMIAIPMVGWSIVCPWFWGAGAVVHVVAAFLGLLIACRTLTWRSIEADKRTFQLWNLWMAGLYTLPLLSAGGR, from the coding sequence ATGGACTCCGAGCTATTGAACAGCCAGGTAAGAGTGGTTACCATCATGAAAGGTCTTGCGGCGGGCCAGATACTTACCATGGACCAGATGGCCGAGGCCATACATCGAATGCAGAAGCTGGTCGGTTGTGGCGTTTTTCATATCCAATCGATCTGGCTCTTCACCCGCAGTGACCTGAAAACGATCGTGATCCCCCAGTCAGCTTTCGGGATCATTAATGCCATTGCAAGCTCCAACGACTGGCCAGAGGTGCTGAGCAGCGTACCAATGGTCTTCTTTTGGGTATGGATCAACCTGTTGCCTTTCGCGATCGACAATCAACGTCAGGCGGAAGCCATACTCGAAGACCGACACAACAAGCCATGGCGGACAATGCCTTCACAGAGAATGACAGAGGCCCAGGCCAGAATACTCATGCTTCTGTTGTATCCGGTATCTCTCTTCACGAGCCTGCGGCTGGGAGGAACACGCCAGTGTCTGGCGTTGATGGTGCTTGGATATGGATACAACGACCTGAATCTGGCTGACAGGAGCTGGATCAGCCGGAACGTTATCAACGCCTTGGGTTTCTGCTCCTTTGCCTCGGGGGCCTTGGAAGTTGCCATGAACTCGCCCTTATCATTTTCAGGGGAAAACAACCAGACTGTTGTCAAATGGCTTGCTATGATTGGCGGCATTGTCTTCTCAACGGTACAGACTCAGGACATGGCGGATCAGGTCGGGGATAGCTCGAGGGGCAGAAAGTCGATGCCGTTGGCTCTCGGAGACGGACCGGCTCGATGGATGATTGCGATTCCCATGGTTGGATGGTCGATAGTCTGCCCCTGGTTttggggtgctggtgctgtggtACATGTGGTCGCTGCATTCTTGGGCCTCTTGATTGCATGCAGGACACTGACATGGCGTAGCATTGAGGCGGATAAGCGGACTTTCCAATTGTGGAATCTGTGGATGGCAGGTCTCTACACTCTGCCTTTGCTCTCTGCAGGTGGGCGATga